Proteins co-encoded in one Capnocytophaga ochracea DSM 7271 genomic window:
- a CDS encoding GNAT family N-acyltransferase produces MRKQKDKGLVSAKEVAKAINIDKLGFLGTFGGWALMKLLRISKLNAIYNRNKHFEGLDFLNKLLDEFEIKFEIPEEDFKNIPKEGAFITISNHPLGGIDGILLLKLLLEKRPDFKIMANFLLQRIEPLAPYVLPVNPFEDRKDAKSSVVGFKHTIAHLKEGKPLGLFPAGEVSVTKEGQLMVDKPWEEAAMKLAKKVKVPIVPIYFHAKNSKLFYFLASISDTLRTAKLPSELLTQKERTIYIRIGKPISVAMQDEHTDLEDFTEFLRKKTYILANALEQDKKFLPLTNVLKSSKSGSNPQQIEAPIKQDLIEKEVDNITKKDYRLLKNNNYEVFLAPYQEIPNIMKEIGRLREITFREVGEGTNASSDLDKFDLYYHHLFLWDNEAKKIVGAYRMGLGAEIFPKYGIEGFYTHDLFRFEPELYDMMSKTIEMGRAFIISEYQQKPMPLFLLWKGIAHTTLRYPEHSYLLGSVSISNQFSDFSKSLMIEFMKSNFYDPYIAQYVRPKKEFKVKLKDEDKDFIFDETKADLNKFDKLIDELEPGNLRLPVLIKKYIKQNAKVIAFNVDPLFNNSVDGLMYIRISDLPESTMKPVIEEFQAELEARMKNNEYE; encoded by the coding sequence ATGAGAAAGCAAAAAGATAAAGGATTGGTAAGTGCCAAAGAAGTAGCCAAAGCGATTAATATTGATAAACTTGGCTTCTTGGGTACTTTTGGAGGATGGGCACTGATGAAGTTGCTCCGTATCTCCAAGCTCAATGCTATTTACAACCGAAATAAACACTTTGAAGGGTTAGACTTCCTCAACAAACTGTTAGATGAGTTTGAAATAAAGTTCGAAATACCCGAAGAGGATTTTAAGAATATCCCCAAAGAAGGGGCTTTTATCACCATTTCTAACCACCCACTGGGGGGAATTGATGGCATTCTGCTTCTCAAACTACTCTTAGAAAAACGTCCTGATTTCAAGATTATGGCGAATTTTCTCTTGCAACGTATTGAGCCTTTAGCGCCTTATGTATTGCCGGTAAACCCCTTTGAAGACCGCAAAGATGCGAAATCTAGCGTGGTGGGTTTTAAGCATACCATTGCACACCTCAAAGAGGGTAAACCCTTAGGTCTTTTCCCTGCGGGGGAGGTATCGGTAACCAAAGAGGGGCAACTGATGGTGGATAAGCCTTGGGAAGAGGCAGCTATGAAACTTGCTAAGAAAGTGAAAGTGCCTATTGTGCCTATCTATTTTCACGCCAAAAACAGTAAGTTGTTTTACTTCTTGGCGAGTATCAGTGATACGTTGCGCACGGCTAAATTGCCCTCAGAATTGCTTACACAGAAAGAACGCACTATTTATATACGCATAGGTAAGCCTATTTCGGTAGCTATGCAAGATGAGCATACCGATTTGGAAGATTTTACCGAATTTTTACGTAAGAAAACATATATATTAGCCAATGCTTTAGAGCAAGATAAGAAGTTTTTACCACTCACTAACGTGTTGAAATCAAGCAAGAGCGGTAGCAATCCTCAACAGATAGAAGCGCCTATCAAACAAGACCTCATAGAGAAGGAAGTTGATAACATCACTAAAAAAGATTACCGACTGCTCAAAAACAACAACTACGAGGTATTCTTAGCACCTTATCAAGAGATTCCTAATATAATGAAGGAAATAGGACGCTTACGTGAAATTACCTTCCGCGAAGTAGGGGAGGGGACTAACGCCTCGTCTGACTTAGATAAGTTTGACCTCTATTATCATCATCTTTTCCTTTGGGATAACGAAGCTAAGAAGATAGTAGGAGCTTACCGTATGGGCTTAGGGGCTGAAATATTTCCTAAATATGGCATCGAAGGCTTTTATACCCACGATTTGTTTCGTTTTGAGCCCGAATTATACGATATGATGAGTAAAACCATCGAGATGGGGCGTGCCTTTATCATTTCAGAATATCAGCAGAAACCTATGCCACTGTTTTTGCTGTGGAAAGGGATTGCTCACACCACTTTGCGTTATCCGGAACACTCATATTTGTTGGGAAGTGTGAGTATTAGTAACCAGTTCTCTGACTTTTCTAAATCGCTGATGATAGAGTTTATGAAGTCGAACTTCTATGACCCTTATATTGCACAGTATGTACGTCCTAAAAAAGAGTTCAAAGTAAAACTCAAAGACGAGGATAAAGATTTTATTTTCGACGAAACCAAAGCCGACCTCAATAAGTTCGACAAACTCATCGACGAACTCGAACCAGGAAACTTGCGTTTGCCGGTGCTCATTAAAAAGTACATCAAGCAAAACGCCAAAGTCATTGCCTTCAATGTCGACCCACTTTTCAACAACTCTGTAGATGGATTGATGTACATTCGTATCTCCGACCTCCCTGA
- a CDS encoding cation:proton antiporter, producing MELYYAFSVIIVLAALFSYVNVRYIKLPMTIGIMVIAMMVSVGVRLFGGEIFTGLAHRLESLLEGFDFTEILMGAMLNFLLFAGALHININDLKNYKISIFTYATISVVLSAFFISVLLYYIAPLVDIHIPYIYCLLFGTLISPTDPIVVLGVLKQVKVPKRIETKITGESLFNDGVAVVMFAVVLKLATNSTFEPSFFAITKLFLLEAGGGIFLGVLLGWIASQMMKKADDYHVSVLVTLAVVMGGFLITKASHVSSPLAMVIAGLFVGNVGKKASSAENKDYLEKFWAIIDEIMNAILFLFIGFEMLLIDNLTEQFLLGGVAILVCLLGRALAIYIPAKTILRKVATYSRGSLITMVWGGIRGGVSIALVLSIPADKGGFKETLLQITYIVVLFSILVQGLTVGKVATRALYRDEVMTRLKRMKQLQRGKQS from the coding sequence ATGGAGTTATACTACGCTTTTTCAGTAATTATCGTCTTAGCAGCCTTGTTTTCGTACGTGAATGTTCGCTACATAAAACTGCCTATGACCATAGGTATTATGGTGATTGCTATGATGGTATCGGTAGGCGTACGTCTTTTCGGAGGAGAAATATTTACAGGGCTTGCACACCGTCTTGAATCGCTTTTAGAAGGCTTTGACTTCACCGAAATACTGATGGGAGCAATGTTGAACTTCCTTCTCTTTGCAGGAGCTCTCCACATTAATATCAACGACCTTAAAAACTACAAAATCTCCATTTTTACTTATGCAACTATCAGTGTAGTACTTTCGGCTTTCTTTATATCAGTCTTGCTGTACTACATTGCTCCTTTGGTAGATATCCATATTCCTTACATTTATTGTCTGCTTTTTGGTACGCTTATTTCCCCAACTGACCCTATTGTGGTGTTGGGAGTACTCAAACAAGTGAAAGTACCTAAACGTATTGAAACTAAGATTACGGGTGAATCGCTTTTTAACGATGGGGTAGCGGTAGTAATGTTTGCCGTAGTGCTGAAATTGGCTACTAATAGCACTTTTGAGCCTTCGTTCTTTGCTATTACTAAGCTCTTTCTCTTGGAAGCAGGAGGAGGCATTTTCCTCGGAGTGCTCTTGGGATGGATAGCTTCTCAAATGATGAAAAAAGCCGATGACTATCACGTGAGTGTGCTTGTCACTTTGGCAGTGGTAATGGGTGGTTTTCTTATCACCAAAGCTTCTCACGTTTCTTCGCCTCTGGCAATGGTAATTGCAGGACTTTTTGTAGGAAATGTAGGCAAGAAAGCCAGCAGTGCAGAGAATAAAGATTACCTTGAAAAGTTTTGGGCAATCATAGACGAGATTATGAATGCTATCTTGTTCCTATTCATAGGATTTGAGATGCTACTGATAGACAATCTAACAGAGCAGTTCCTTTTAGGTGGGGTAGCTATTCTCGTATGCCTCTTGGGGCGTGCACTGGCAATCTATATTCCTGCCAAAACGATATTACGCAAGGTAGCTACCTATTCGCGTGGCTCGCTCATCACAATGGTGTGGGGGGGTATTCGCGGGGGAGTATCCATCGCCTTGGTACTCTCTATCCCTGCTGATAAAGGAGGATTTAAAGAAACACTGTTGCAAATTACTTATATTGTAGTATTGTTTTCCATTTTAGTACAAGGTCTTACCGTAGGCAAAGTGGCTACCAGAGCCTTGTATCGCGATGAGGTGATGACACGCTTGAAAAGAATGAAACAACTGCAAAGAGGGAAACAATCATAA
- a CDS encoding DUF4294 domain-containing protein: MKYIIASIQHYLLFTYPAITVFVFYFLPFTSFSQKRDTIYIFDQQFYSGDTIRLAEVSVFGKEHYFGDAEAQKRYLLLRSRVKRVYPYAKMAADRLYTMERTMDTMQNKRQKKVYVKRTQRYIEDHFTDELKKLSRSQGRILIKLIHRQTGKTAYELVKDLRNGWNAYWYNKTAWLYDLSLKKGYDPMNVEEDYWIEEIILRAINSGELEYQTPALLYNFSDLVEQRQKRLQKQLAN; the protein is encoded by the coding sequence ATGAAATACATCATTGCATCTATACAACATTACCTTTTATTCACTTACCCAGCTATCACTGTTTTTGTCTTTTACTTTTTACCTTTTACTTCTTTCTCGCAGAAGCGTGATACTATTTATATTTTTGACCAGCAATTTTATTCAGGAGATACTATTCGGCTTGCTGAGGTAAGTGTTTTTGGTAAAGAACATTACTTTGGAGATGCAGAAGCTCAAAAGCGCTATTTGCTTCTCCGCAGTAGGGTGAAACGCGTGTATCCGTATGCCAAAATGGCTGCCGACCGGCTCTATACAATGGAACGTACGATGGATACTATGCAAAATAAACGACAAAAGAAGGTGTACGTAAAACGCACCCAACGCTATATTGAAGACCACTTCACCGACGAACTCAAAAAACTTTCCCGCTCGCAAGGGCGTATTCTCATTAAACTCATTCACCGCCAAACTGGAAAAACGGCTTACGAATTGGTAAAAGACCTGCGCAATGGTTGGAATGCTTATTGGTATAACAAAACCGCGTGGCTGTACGACCTTTCTCTAAAAAAAGGCTATGACCCTATGAATGTAGAAGAGGACTATTGGATAGAGGAAATTATCTTGCGGGCTATCAATAGTGGTGAATTAGAATACCAAACCCCAGCTTTACTATATAACTTCTCAGACCTTGTAGAACAACGACAGAAAAGACTTCAAAAGCAATTAGCAAATTAG
- the ribH gene encoding 6,7-dimethyl-8-ribityllumazine synthase → MATENKNLSQYDKKIIPNAESLRFGIITSQWNEQITYGMRNGAIETLKDCGAIDDNILLWEVPGSFELVHAAKRMLDTNEVDAIIVIGCVIQGETRHFDFVCQGVTQGIAQLNAEQSEVPVIFCVLTDNTFQQSLDRSGGKLGNKGVEAAITAIKMAVLGK, encoded by the coding sequence ATGGCAACAGAAAACAAAAACTTATCACAATACGATAAAAAAATAATCCCAAATGCGGAATCTCTTCGCTTTGGGATTATTACTTCTCAGTGGAATGAGCAGATAACTTACGGAATGCGCAATGGTGCCATCGAAACCCTTAAAGATTGTGGTGCTATTGATGACAATATACTCCTATGGGAAGTACCAGGGAGCTTTGAATTAGTGCACGCAGCCAAGCGGATGCTCGATACTAACGAGGTAGACGCTATTATTGTAATAGGCTGTGTGATACAAGGAGAGACTCGTCATTTCGATTTCGTGTGCCAGGGTGTTACCCAAGGTATTGCCCAGCTCAATGCGGAACAAAGTGAAGTACCTGTTATCTTCTGCGTCCTCACTGATAATACCTTCCAGCAGTCGCTTGACCGCAGTGGTGGTAAGCTCGGTAATAAAGGCGTGGAGGCGGCTATTACAGCAATAAAAATGGCGGTGTTAGGGAAGTGA
- a CDS encoding tetratricopeptide repeat protein codes for MATYKKNNNRPNRQKDTEHLDEAKQAQLHKESTTAEVFDALDAGATRTEDWVKRNQKIIIGTLIAVAVIGLGYLLYQQFVKAPREKNAANELFFAQQFFDEAMEATDARAQDSLFKVAINGGKGKYGFKQIAENYSGTKAANLAEYGMGMAYMRLRDYNNAINHLKEFDSTDDIFGALAYGNIGDAYLQQKNNAEALKYYIKAFEHSKNDFVTPLYLKKAGIVASLQGKKDDALKYYERIKDEYPTSEEARTIDILIGKISQ; via the coding sequence ATGGCAACTTACAAAAAGAACAACAACCGACCTAATAGACAAAAAGATACCGAGCATTTAGACGAAGCAAAACAGGCTCAATTACACAAAGAAAGTACTACTGCTGAGGTGTTTGATGCCCTCGATGCAGGCGCTACTCGCACCGAAGATTGGGTAAAACGCAATCAGAAGATTATTATTGGAACTCTCATAGCCGTAGCTGTGATAGGCTTGGGTTATTTGCTTTACCAACAGTTTGTGAAAGCCCCTAGAGAAAAGAATGCTGCTAATGAGCTTTTCTTTGCACAACAGTTCTTTGATGAAGCGATGGAAGCTACTGATGCTAGAGCGCAGGATTCCCTCTTTAAAGTGGCTATCAACGGTGGAAAAGGAAAATATGGATTTAAGCAAATTGCCGAAAACTACAGCGGTACCAAAGCTGCTAACCTCGCTGAATACGGTATGGGTATGGCTTATATGCGTTTGCGTGACTATAACAACGCAATAAATCACCTCAAAGAGTTTGACTCTACCGATGATATTTTCGGAGCTTTGGCTTACGGAAATATAGGTGATGCTTACCTTCAACAGAAAAATAACGCTGAGGCATTGAAATATTATATCAAAGCCTTTGAACATAGCAAAAATGACTTCGTAACTCCATTATACCTGAAAAAAGCAGGAATAGTAGCTTCTTTGCAAGGTAAAAAAGACGATGCCTTGAAATATTATGAGCGCATCAAAGACGAGTACCCTACCTCAGAAGAAGCACGTACTATCGATATCCTTATAGGGAAAATTAGTCAATAA